A region of the Bombyx mori chromosome 22, ASM3026992v2 genome:
GTTGTGATCTCTATGGACTTAGGTCACTAAGttaccttacaaatgttttggttcaATTCTTAGTTAGTAAGAttgaaatgtaaattaataaataaactacttCACACAAGATTTTGAGGAACTTACCGTGAGCCCATTCGCTACATGATgaataattagtaaaaaaatgtactatCTACTACTTTTCCAACTTCTTAATACATTAATTAGGTAATAAACTACATCTAACTTCAATTCTCACTCTCAAAATCACATAGGATAGTTGTGGAATAGTAGAACATTAAAACTTGCAAAAAATTACTATTAgcccataattacataaaacgATATCATGAAACAAAAGACGAATCTAAACGTCTATTCAAAACTTGAAATGAACGCGCATAAGAATTTCAAGAAGAAAGTCTGACTATATTTGAAATGAGTTAGCAAAACCTTTGCTAAACAATGCAAACATGGAAATGCAATATCAGTAGCAAGATCAGCCATTTGTTTAAAGCTATTCTATTAAAATTTCctacaaaacaattaaataatctGCTCAGAGACATGCTACaagatcaaacaaacaaattcttaCAAACTTTACACTTGATCAAAATCATAAGATACACGACAGACTAAACATTCATAATTTAAGTATCAAAACACCcaaacatataattttaatatattatttattacctatttaTCGGTCGTATTATTATTTCGCTTTTTATAAACATTGCCTAATTCACGTATaataatagagttttaattgtAGTCACGGttgaaaactaacaaaaaaatactaaggTCTATAGGACAGACGATGCGAGCGAGACGAGTCAACCATCCGCATATTATGATGTCAGCTTTTGGAGTTGCATCTCTggatatacatataaaatggACGATCTTACAATAGTTACTCATTCGCTACTTTGAACTCAGCACGAATACTAACCAAGATGCTTAAATACGTGagtctttaaattatttatttatttttaaagcatgTAATCATAGAAAGTTCTCTTTGagctttaattttaataatgttgttaGGGTGAATATTTTGAAAGTAGGTCGCGTCCGTTAAGTGTCGTCGATATATTTCTTAAGTACAGTAATGATCAAATGTGAGAAcaatgagtattttttttaaattgtacagTATGGTTGACTACACATTGTTTTTTGTACGTTTCTACCTATGAATGTATTGGAAAACTAAAAGTAAAATACTTCTGTTCCAAGCTTCAATAAGAAAATACCATATCTCGTTTATTGTTACTTACGAGAAACGTTGCAAAAATTAAGTTAAGGGAGGTGGGTCGTTGCGTAGAGTCATTTTGCtgataacataaataaattggtTACCGTAAAGTAACTCGTCATGTCCGACGACATCGACTTTGTTATTGTCCATGTCGAAAATTCGGTTGAGGCTCGCAAAATCTTATTTCATCTTCAAGACGTAATGGAAGCAAACATCTTCACCGCACTTCCTTTAACCGAGAACTTTGTTTTGTAAAAATTCATTCAATCAACAACTAGTCCAATAGAGTATAACTGTATCCTCTGACAAAAACTGGAAGCTAACATCTTCACAGCACTTCCTTTAACCGAGAACTAtgttttgtaaaaattaattcaatcaACAACTAGTCCAATAGGGTATAACTGTATCCTCTGACAAAAACTGCATGACAGGATTCAAATTCAGATCTTATaagaaaacacacaaaaaattgATGATGTAACAGAGaatacataaaatacaaatcaaTGGTAATTTCAATCGCTCATGGAAAAACATAGGGGAATAGAATTACGtacagtaaagtaataaaatttactgtTGTATAATTTCTCCAAATAATTAGCAACTATACGGTTATTTATCTGTAATTATGctgtaataaattattacacTTATTAGTCGAAATTAGATGAACTTACCGTAATTTTACTTAGGACCTTTACTTAGGATAATCTTATTTAGgataatattttaatcttttttaatCAGGTGACAGTCGCTTGCGTGCTGGTAGCCCTTTGCTCAGGTGCTCCACAACAAAACCCCCAAGATGTTCAGATCCTACGTTTTGACAGCAACGTGGAACCCGATGGCTACAGCTTTGCGTAAGATATACTTTAGTCAATTAAAGTCTTTTGTTTACGTTTGTAAGACAATCTCCAAATATGGCACTCGAACGCGAATCCGATAATGCGAACTAGAACGGACCTTAAATTGAATgttaataattcaaaataaatgaaaatagtaCGTCCACATCAAGGCCCAAATTGTAGTTGTCATGTACAGTGAAGTAAATATAAAAGTACTCTCCCATTAGATAGTGATAATACTCACACTCACACTCACGGTGAAAATACCCTAACCTTTTTTCTGCACCAAGTCTTAGTTTGAGCACTATACCATAGATAGAAATGATTGTGAGTTCGCACATGTTTGCGTCGCGATTTTGCCTATTTTACTGTGGAACAATGAACTCTTCCAGTCTAAATCGCGGGAAAGCCATTTTTTTAGTACAATTTAGACTtagaaattttcaaattgtatATTAGTTATAAACaccaataaaacctttttattgGGTACGTCGTCTGTAAAACTTCCTATTCGcgcttaaaaataattacactaATATCAAATTTGAAGCTTCCATTCGAACAGATTATGAAGGTGCggcaaatatataaattttagacCTATACAAAATTTAACGTAGCATTTATATGATGCATTATGGTATCCATCAGCCTCGGTGctatatcattaaaaatacattaggttTACCAAAATCACGTCAAGGTCTTAACTTCGTCATTTTCGTTTATACAAAATCTACATAAAATTTGGAAACACATTAAATTAAGTACAGTTAATGTCTATTTGTAATGTTATACGTCAAGGAGTTACGACAAGGAATTGTATTTTAACGTATAATGTAACAATGAACACACATTACAATGTTCATTTAGATTTGAAAATCAATCTAATCAGTCTGATAAACGAGCTGtcttatgaattaaaatatggaatggaatattcatattttacaaaaaataggAATATACAAAATAGGATTATATTTTTATCCATATTAATGCAAGCTGCAAATCTCATTAACTCTTAAATTATACGGCAATGCTAATTGCAAAGATTATAACATTGTAGGCAATCACTTTAACACACCTGATTAATCGTTCagcaaacaaataatataaaataccatACTAGTATACTTGGTGCTTACTTTTGGAACTCCATGCCGTTACGCAATCCAATTGAGGTTTCGACCTCATTACTCAAGagctgtgatgtctatgggctcggatCACTGTCCCAATTGTGCCATAAGCATATACACCGGTTTAATGCAATTCACTAATATCATCAATACTGACATCACGTTTTACATAAGTCTTTCTATGCAGGTACGAAACTAGTGATGGTACATCCAGACAAGAAGAAGGCAAACTCGACAACCCACAGTCCGAGAATGCAGCTCTGACAGTTACTGGACAGTATGCTTACGTAGCTCCTGACGGCAAGCACTACACTGTCACTTTCACAGCGGGACCCAACGGCTTCCAACCCAAAACCTCATTGGGCCAGAAGTAAAAACCCCAAAAAcctgtgtacataaataatactCCGTCTCAACATAAGTTAGACAATGATTTTGTAGGCAGCTAAGAGATCTCGATGTTATCATCTATCCTTGTCATGTCCAGTGACAAAAGCAATTTCTAATTTCTCGTGCCATATGGACACTATCTtttatttgtactttttttaataaatcaaaatgtCAATTATGAATAAACAATTGATAATAcaatttcgtttatttttatttaagtgccACTGAACTATCTTAAAAAAATTCCTTAAATAATTTCAGTATTTGTATAAGAATCCAAATTTTGTAGTTAGCTTCAATTGGAGGAATAATTCACActcaatattaaatagttactaTAGCCCACAGAAGAATACTGTATAATAATGATTAAAAAGAGCTAAGTAAGTAAGGTAAGCCTTACAAAACGACCGACCACCGCTAATA
Encoded here:
- the CPR23 gene encoding cuticular protein RR-1 motif 23 precursor → MLKYVTVACVLVALCSGAPQQNPQDVQILRFDSNVEPDGYSFAYETSDGTSRQEEGKLDNPQSENAALTVTGQYAYVAPDGKHYTVTFTAGPNGFQPKTSLGQK